One stretch of Kwoniella newhampshirensis strain CBS 13917 chromosome 5, whole genome shotgun sequence DNA includes these proteins:
- a CDS encoding glycerol kinase codes for MSRAPDLAMSTVKTSSPLATGGSTPTGPGNFTPVFETSPATSPAVSRRNSIVQPMARRPSETASLSRRPSLNQNAQSQGPGSYISRSRRSSMASGPRPMRREDYSGPATPSVLSRAGSPTLPLANDFTSAPRSYFEGAAGFSALDGIRELRNGQFIGSLDCGTTSTRFIIFDKRAKIIAEHQAEFEQILPHAGWHEHDPEALVSAMTDVIQKAVEKLEWMGWSRTSIKGIGITNQRETTVCWSRSTGKPLCNAIVWDDARTLGVVREYEKKLDEEGLEIDDEEEDLHGVQKDVEIGTGGDGAAFAEKGGVVDTTATVAGTINKAMEGLGFAGRGKEAGSKRRRKGKEGLVDVTGLPLSTYFSAIKLRWMLDHQKAVRDAHEADDMMFGTVDTWLVYALTGREKGGLHIMDVTNASRTLLISLKTLQWHPPLLRFFGIRPSVLPKIVSSAEVYGNISKHLDTPLTGVPIAGIIGDQQAALVGNKCLKKGEAKCTYGTGAFVLFNTGNEIVRSDYGLISTIAFQAGPDATPVYALEGSIAVAGSAIKWLRDQMELIEESSEMDILAGSVADTGGVYFVTAFSGLLAPYWDREASGTIIGLTAYTTSAHIARATLEAVCFQTRAVLDVIEKESGTKLETLKVDGGVTNSDLAMQLQANIGGFNVARPSMRESTALGSALLAAHALGLFGWDLTKPETLSEVNTAGVHTFEPEIDVKERAKKIKGWERAVDRAKKWHTEDEEDEEEERYEKESGFSRLF; via the exons ATGTCACGCGCGCCTGATCTTGCCATGTCGACGGTCAAgacctcttcgcctctcGCGACAGGAGGTTCCACCCCGACCGGACCAGGGAACTTCACTCCTGTCTTCGAGACTTCCCCGGCTACGTCTCCCGCAGTATCTCGACGAAACTCCATTGTCCAGCCCATGGCACGGAGACCTTCGGAAACTGCTTCGCTGTCTCGCCGACCTTCTCTGAACCAGAACGCACAATCACAAGGTCCCGGCTCCTACATATCTCGTTCGCGACGTTCCTCCATGGCTTCCGGTCCTCGACCaatgaggagggaggattACTCGGGTCCTGCGACTCCCTCTGTACTCTCTCGAGCCGGTTCCCCTACTCTGCCTCTCGCCAATGACTTCACCTCGGCACCGAGATCTTACTTCGAAGGTGCAGCCGGGTTCAGTGCCCTCGACGGTATTAGAGAGCTTAGGAACGGTCAGTTCATTGGTAGTTTGGACTGTGGTACCAC CTCTACCCGTTTCATCATTTTCGACAAACGAGCCAAGATCATCGCAGAACACCAAGCTGAGTTCGAGCAGATCCTCCCTCATGCTGGTTGGCACGAACACGACCCTGAGGCTTTGGTCAGTGCCATGACCGACGTTATCCAAAAAGCTGTAGAGAAGCTCGAGTGGATGGGTTGGTCAAGGACTAGTATCAAGGGTATCG GCATCACAAATCAACGTGAAACCACCGTTTGTTGGTCTCGCTCCACCGGTAAACCCCTCTGCAACGCTATTGTGTGGGATGACGCGAGGACCCTCGGTGTGGTTCGGGAgtacgagaagaagctggatgaggaaggactcgagatcgacgacgaggaggaggatttGCATGGGGTGCAAAAAGACGTCGAGATTGGCACTGGGGGGGACGGTGCTGCATTTGCCGAAAAGGGTGGCGTTGTGGATACAACAGCTACGGTCGCTGGTACCATCAACAAAGCTATGGAGGGTCTCGGCTTCGCGGGGAGGGGCAAGGAAGCTGGCTCCAAGAGACGGcggaagggcaaggagggGCTGGTGgatgt CACCGGTCTCCCTCTATCTACCTATTTCTCCGCTATCAAACTTCGATGGATGCTGGATCATCAGAAGGCTGTCCGTGACGCACACGAGGCGGATGACATGATGTTTGGGACCGTAGATACTTGGCTCGTCTAC GCTCTTACCGGACGTGAGAAAGGCGGTCTTCACATTATGGACGTCACCAACGCATCGCGAACCCTCCTGATCTCCCTCAAGACTCTGCAATGGCACCCCCCTCTCTTGCGTTTCTTCGGTATCCGACCTTCTGTCCTTCCCAAGATCGTCTCATCCGCCGAGGTCTACGGCAACATTTCAAAACACCTCGACACCCCGCTCACAGGTGTGCCCATCGCTGGTATCATCGGTGATCAACAGGCTGCTCTGGTCGGTAACAAGTGTCTGAAGAAAGGTGAGGCAAAGTGTACCTATGGTACCGGTGctttcgtcctcttcaacaCGGGAAATGAGATTGTCAGGAGTGACTATGGTTTGATTTCGACCATCGCATTCCAGGCGGGTCCCGATGCCACTCCGGTATACGCCTTGGAAGGGTCGATCGCTGTTGCCGGATCAGCTATCAAATG GCTTCGAGATCAAATGGAATTGATAGAAGAATCGTCAGAGATGGACATTCTCGCGGGTTCTGTGGCCGACACTGGTGGCGTCTACTTTGTCACAGCCTTCTCTGGTCTGCTTGCACC ATACTGGGACCGTGAGGCATCCGGAACGATCATCGGTCTCACTGCCTACACTACTTCTGCGCACATCGCTCGAGCCACCCTCGAAGCGGTTTGCTTCCAGACGAGAGCTGTTTTGGATGTCATCGAAAAGGAGAGCGGGACGAAACTGGAGACGTTGAAGGTGGATGGTGGTGTGACCAACTCGGATCTGGCGATGCAATTGCAGGCCAAC ATTGGCGGTTTCAATGTCGCTCGTCCATCGATGCGAGAGTCCACCGCTCTTGGTTCCGCGCTCCTCGCCGCTCATGCCTTGGGTTTGTTCGGCTGGGACTTGACCAAGCCAGAGACCCTTTCCGAGGTGAACACTGCCGGCGTACACACCTTCGAACCTGAGATCGACGTGAAAGAGAGagccaagaagatcaaagGGTGGGAGAGGGCTGTGGACCGAGCGAAGAAGTGGCACactgaagatgaggaggacgaggaagaggagagatatgagaaggagagcggGTTTTCGAGGTTGTTCTAG